The Paenibacillus sp. YPG26 genome includes a window with the following:
- a CDS encoding polyprenyl synthetase family protein — protein MKLLDIFGTLKKDMDAVEQQLYRSIDVDQGLLKETSLHLLQAGGKRLRPVFVLLGGKFGDYNLERLQHIAVPLELIHSASLVHDDVIDDAHTRRGKPTVKSKWDNKIAMYTGDYIYAKALSIVTKLGNPEIHQVLSKALVQMSIGEMEQIRDFFNTGQSVRNYLLRIRRKTALLIAVSCQLGAIAAEAPVEVSRLLYRYGYNVGMAFQIRDDLLDLRGTEKQLGKPPGSDMRQGNITLPVLFALQEDRLREPLLREIANIRAGDGSTDTSKAIQMILGSQGISRAELLADRYIEKALSSLQRLKDNKAKKHLQDIAYFVNRRAY, from the coding sequence ATGAAACTATTGGATATTTTCGGGACACTAAAGAAAGATATGGATGCTGTGGAGCAGCAGTTGTACCGGAGCATCGATGTGGATCAGGGGCTGCTTAAGGAGACTTCTCTTCACCTGCTTCAGGCGGGAGGGAAGAGGCTGCGTCCTGTATTCGTCCTGCTGGGAGGCAAATTCGGTGACTATAATCTTGAGCGTCTCCAGCATATTGCAGTTCCTCTTGAATTAATTCATTCGGCATCCCTAGTGCACGATGATGTCATTGATGACGCTCACACCCGCCGCGGCAAGCCAACGGTGAAATCAAAATGGGATAACAAGATCGCCATGTACACAGGCGATTATATTTATGCCAAGGCGCTCTCCATCGTGACGAAGCTGGGTAACCCGGAGATACACCAGGTGCTATCCAAAGCATTAGTCCAAATGTCCATCGGCGAGATGGAACAGATTCGTGACTTCTTCAATACGGGACAATCGGTCCGGAATTATCTGCTTCGGATCCGCCGCAAGACGGCTCTCCTGATCGCAGTAAGCTGCCAGCTTGGAGCCATCGCAGCCGAAGCGCCTGTGGAAGTGAGCCGATTATTATACAGATACGGATATAACGTGGGCATGGCTTTTCAAATCCGGGATGATCTGCTGGATCTAAGAGGGACTGAGAAGCAGCTGGGCAAGCCGCCTGGCAGTGATATGAGACAGGGGAATATTACGCTCCCCGTATTATTCGCTCTTCAGGAAGATAGATTGCGTGAACCGCTGCTGCGTGAGATCGCGAATATCCGCGCGGGGGACGGATCTACGGATACTTCCAAGGCCATCCAGATGATACTCGGCAGCCAAGGGATATCCCGTGCGGAATTACTCGCTGACAGGTATATCGAGAAGGCGCTTTCCTCCTTGCAGCGGCTGAAAGACAACAAGGCGAAGAAGCATTTGCAGGACATTGCGTATTTTGTCAACAGAAGAGCCTATTAA
- the ndk gene encoding nucleoside-diphosphate kinase codes for MERTFLMVKPDGVQRGLIGRIISRLEDKGFKLVAAKPVQITQEQAKRHYAEHEGKPFFDNLVSFITSAPVFAMVWEGDEIVTLSRIVIGKTKVTEALPGTIRGDYAAHTPSNLIHGSDSPESAEREIANFFEPHEILNYTKSTDTWI; via the coding sequence ATGGAACGTACTTTTTTAATGGTGAAACCAGATGGTGTGCAGCGCGGCCTTATAGGCCGTATCATTAGCCGTTTGGAAGACAAAGGGTTCAAGCTGGTTGCTGCCAAGCCTGTCCAAATTACGCAGGAGCAAGCAAAAAGACATTATGCGGAACATGAAGGCAAGCCTTTTTTTGACAACCTGGTGAGTTTCATCACTTCGGCACCCGTGTTCGCAATGGTCTGGGAAGGCGACGAGATCGTGACGCTGTCACGTATCGTCATTGGCAAGACAAAAGTAACCGAAGCACTGCCTGGCACTATCCGGGGAGACTATGCTGCTCATACGCCTTCGAACCTCATTCACGGGTCCGATTCGCCCGAGAGTGCTGAACGTGAAATTGCCAACTTCTTCGAGCCTCACGAAATACTTAATTATACGAAGAGTACTGACACGTGGATCTAA
- a CDS encoding protein-glutamate O-methyltransferase CheR, whose translation MDLSRIPSQADKTEHEGTTPDPDYVGFIQSVKQHTGIDLSQYKEAQMKRRLTTLRTKNGHSSFASFFDAMMADKKLFYEFLDKMTINVSEFWRNPNRWEVLRDKIIPELTEGGKSRLKVWSAACSTGEEPYTIAMILSDLGMLQNSYLLASDIDEGALAKANQGLYLERSLKDVPEEVSRRYFTPEGSTMSAMYRVDDKLKKAVTFKKQNLLLDRFEEEFDLIVCRNVMIYFTEEAKSALYTKFANALRPGGILFVGSTEQIFSPGRYGLEAAETFFYRKK comes from the coding sequence GTGGATCTAAGCCGTATCCCATCTCAAGCTGACAAGACGGAACATGAGGGAACGACACCAGATCCCGATTATGTAGGTTTTATTCAAAGTGTGAAGCAGCATACCGGTATTGACCTTTCGCAGTATAAGGAAGCTCAAATGAAACGGAGATTGACCACCCTGCGCACCAAGAATGGTCACTCATCGTTCGCATCCTTCTTCGATGCCATGATGGCCGATAAGAAGCTCTTCTACGAATTTCTTGATAAAATGACGATTAATGTCTCTGAATTCTGGCGTAATCCGAACCGGTGGGAAGTTCTGAGGGATAAGATCATTCCTGAACTAACTGAGGGTGGTAAGTCGCGTCTGAAAGTATGGAGCGCAGCTTGCTCCACGGGAGAGGAGCCTTATACCATAGCCATGATCCTCTCTGATCTGGGCATGCTTCAGAATAGTTATTTGCTGGCCTCGGATATTGATGAAGGAGCTCTTGCGAAGGCTAACCAGGGGCTATACCTGGAGAGATCCCTGAAGGATGTTCCGGAGGAAGTAAGCCGGCGCTATTTCACACCTGAAGGCAGTACGATGAGTGCGATGTACAGGGTGGACGACAAGCTGAAGAAGGCGGTCACGTTCAAGAAGCAGAACCTTCTGCTGGATCGTTTCGAAGAAGAATTTGATCTTATCGTATGCCGGAATGTGATGATTTACTTTACCGAAGAAGCCAAGAGTGCCTTATATACTAAGTTTGCGAACGCGCTGCGCCCTGGAGGCATCCTGTTCGTTGGAAGCACGGAGCAGATCTTCTCTCCGGGCAGATATGGACTGGAAGCTGCAGAAACTTTCTTTTATCGTAAAAAGTGA
- the aroC gene encoding chorismate synthase, which yields MSLRYLTAGETHGPQLTAIIEGLPSNLEIDFEALNFQLLRRQKGYGRGRRMQIEKDTAKIAGGVRHGYTTGAPVALIVENNDWKHWQNIMNIEPIEGSDEEKRRVHRPRPGHADLNGGLKYNLKDLRNVLERSSARETAIRVACGAVARQLLEHFGIRIAGQVIRIGEIEAPPHNLSLDELREATEQSSVRVVDAETEKKMEAYIDQIKQDGDSIGGIVECIVEGVPVGLGSHVQYDRKLDGRIAQAVMSINAFKGVEIGIGFEAGTIPGSKVHDEIMYSEERGYHRATNRLGGFEGGMTNGMPLVVRGVMKPIPTLYKPLQSVDIDTKEPFTAQVERSDACAVPAASVVLESVVAWEVAKAFLEKFGGDSIEEIERNVNSYKEQLGNY from the coding sequence ATGAGTTTACGTTATTTAACGGCAGGGGAGACGCACGGTCCCCAGCTAACTGCGATTATAGAGGGATTACCGAGTAATCTGGAGATTGATTTCGAAGCTCTTAATTTTCAACTTTTACGTCGTCAAAAGGGTTACGGCCGCGGCCGCCGCATGCAGATCGAGAAGGATACGGCCAAAATTGCCGGTGGAGTGCGTCACGGTTATACCACAGGAGCTCCTGTTGCCCTTATCGTAGAGAATAATGACTGGAAGCATTGGCAGAACATTATGAATATTGAGCCGATTGAAGGATCAGACGAAGAGAAGCGCCGCGTACACCGTCCAAGACCGGGACATGCTGATCTGAATGGCGGACTGAAATATAATCTGAAAGATCTTCGTAATGTGCTTGAGCGTTCCAGCGCGCGTGAGACAGCGATTCGTGTCGCTTGTGGTGCGGTGGCCCGGCAATTGCTGGAGCATTTCGGAATTCGGATTGCCGGACAGGTTATCCGGATTGGAGAGATCGAAGCGCCACCTCATAATTTGTCACTGGATGAGCTTCGGGAAGCAACAGAGCAATCTTCCGTTCGTGTGGTAGATGCCGAGACCGAGAAGAAGATGGAAGCCTACATCGATCAGATCAAGCAGGATGGAGATTCCATCGGCGGGATTGTGGAATGTATTGTCGAAGGCGTGCCAGTTGGACTTGGAAGCCATGTGCAATATGACCGCAAGCTCGATGGGCGGATTGCTCAGGCAGTTATGTCGATTAACGCATTCAAAGGTGTTGAGATTGGTATCGGATTTGAAGCGGGAACCATTCCGGGTTCCAAAGTTCATGATGAAATTATGTACAGCGAGGAACGCGGATACCACCGGGCTACCAACCGTCTTGGAGGCTTTGAAGGTGGTATGACAAATGGGATGCCTCTCGTGGTGCGCGGCGTAATGAAACCGATTCCTACGCTCTACAAGCCTTTGCAAAGTGTTGATATTGATACGAAGGAGCCTTTCACTGCCCAGGTTGAACGTTCCGATGCTTGTGCTGTTCCAGCAGCAAGTGTTGTCTTGGAAAGTGTTGTCGCATGGGAAGTGGCGAAAGCCTTCCTGGAGAAATTCGGCGGGGACTCTATCGAGGAAATCGAAAGAAACGTGAACAGCTACAAAGAGCAATTGGGGAACTATTAA
- the aroB gene encoding 3-dehydroquinate synthase, with the protein MRTLMVELGERSYPIYIGSGLLNDLGTYLDKHGITTKNTLLLVTDDNIAPLYLETTLHILQQSGYRVVTSVVTAGEKAKSLSVFENVMTAAIEGGLDRNSAVLALGGGVVGDLAGFVAASYMRGVRFVQIPTTILAHDSSVGGKVAVNHPLAKNMIGAFHQPELVLYDVDTLQTLPIREVKAGYSEMIKHGLIWDEAFAKWCLEHADNLLSLNRDDLAYGLERGCAVKAAVVSQDERENGLRAILNLGHTIGHAIEAVGGYGEFLHGEAISIGMMGSAILAVKRGRDQSIYTRTKELFERFGLPTSLPRHLETESLIQALLHDKKFKDNKIVFVLPVAIGKVDIVTDITLDEVRSVIEQLKEEA; encoded by the coding sequence ATGAGAACGCTTATGGTGGAATTGGGCGAGCGTTCCTACCCCATTTACATTGGAAGCGGTCTGCTGAACGACTTGGGGACATATCTTGATAAGCACGGTATAACTACCAAAAACACCTTATTGCTTGTGACCGACGATAATATTGCACCTCTCTATCTTGAGACGACATTACATATACTCCAGCAGAGCGGATATCGTGTGGTGACGTCGGTCGTCACGGCCGGTGAGAAAGCCAAATCGCTATCTGTGTTCGAGAATGTGATGACGGCAGCCATTGAGGGCGGGCTTGACCGGAACTCCGCCGTGCTTGCTCTAGGTGGTGGAGTGGTTGGTGACCTTGCAGGCTTCGTAGCCGCCAGCTATATGCGTGGAGTCCGCTTCGTTCAGATTCCTACCACAATTCTCGCCCACGACAGCAGTGTGGGAGGCAAGGTTGCTGTGAATCACCCGCTGGCTAAGAATATGATCGGCGCATTCCATCAGCCTGAGCTGGTTCTCTACGATGTGGATACCCTGCAGACACTTCCAATACGGGAAGTGAAGGCTGGTTACTCGGAGATGATCAAGCATGGCCTGATCTGGGATGAAGCCTTCGCGAAGTGGTGTCTTGAACATGCAGATAACCTGTTGTCACTGAACCGGGACGATCTGGCTTATGGACTGGAGCGGGGATGTGCGGTCAAGGCAGCGGTCGTCTCGCAGGATGAACGAGAGAATGGACTGCGTGCCATCCTTAATCTGGGCCATACGATCGGCCATGCAATTGAGGCGGTTGGAGGTTATGGCGAGTTTTTACACGGGGAAGCGATCTCAATTGGCATGATGGGATCTGCAATTCTGGCCGTGAAGCGTGGTAGAGATCAGTCAATCTACACACGGACCAAGGAGCTGTTCGAGAGGTTCGGGCTGCCTACTTCACTGCCAAGGCATTTGGAGACAGAGAGTCTTATCCAGGCGCTTCTCCATGACAAGAAGTTCAAGGACAACAAGATTGTCTTCGTACTTCCGGTTGCTATAGGCAAGGTTGATATCGTAACCGACATCACACTGGACGAGGTCCGTAGTGTAATAGAGCAGTTGAAAGAGGAGGCATAA
- the aroH gene encoding chorismate mutase has product MYNRGIRGATTVNRNDENEILHETVVLLKEIVSQNEITPEDICSVWITMTQDLDATFPARAIRQMNGWDLVPLMCSTEIPVKGSLPLCIRLMIQVNTNKSQREMKHVYLNEAKALRPDLTVSGN; this is encoded by the coding sequence ATGTACAACCGTGGTATACGGGGAGCAACTACAGTTAACCGGAATGATGAGAATGAGATCCTGCACGAGACCGTCGTCTTGCTAAAAGAGATTGTGTCCCAAAATGAGATCACTCCGGAGGATATTTGCAGTGTGTGGATTACGATGACGCAGGATCTTGATGCGACTTTCCCTGCCCGTGCCATCCGGCAGATGAATGGCTGGGACTTGGTCCCGCTCATGTGCTCAACTGAAATTCCGGTTAAAGGAAGCCTGCCACTCTGTATTCGATTGATGATTCAGGTGAATACGAACAAGAGCCAGCGTGAAATGAAGCATGTCTATCTGAATGAAGCGAAGGCACTTCGTCCAGACCTTACTGTTTCGGGTAACTAG
- the trpE gene encoding anthranilate synthase component I, producing MTTPRTQEVIQMAKQYNLIPVVRTLMADMETPIRLFQRFAQRDRAFLLESVEGGVQWARYSFIGTDPFLMISAKKGGVVIEQGGEERSLSGKPIEELKAILRSYRSPELPDMPPFTGGAIGFFGYDLLQYYEKLPAHAVDDLQMKDIQFMFCDQVIVFDHVKQRILLVANLHVTDGATDAEIIEAYEATLTKLDKMAEVLQQEGPGESFNRRPFPEDVELGEIASNMTKEQYINNVIQAQEYIRSGDIFQVVLSQRFHIETEVSPLHVYRVLRTLNPSPYMYYLKMDDEIIVGTSPEALVKVENGRVETRPIAGTRPRGANETEDRELAEELLQDEKERAEHLMLVDLGRNDLGRVSEYGTVKCDSFMEIEKYSHVMHIVSNVSGELRKDKDFFDAFLSCLPAGTVSGAPKLRAMEIIAEFEREARGTYAGAIGYLGFSGNMDSCITIRTIVFKKGKAYVQAGAGIVWDSVPEKEYEETVNKAKALLKAIRTAEQMFPVSPGSDGVINQDYLYEYTP from the coding sequence ATGACAACCCCGCGTACCCAGGAAGTAATTCAAATGGCCAAACAATATAACCTGATCCCTGTTGTTCGTACGCTAATGGCGGATATGGAGACGCCAATCCGTTTGTTCCAGCGGTTTGCGCAGCGTGATCGGGCGTTTTTACTTGAAAGTGTAGAGGGTGGGGTACAATGGGCCCGGTACTCTTTTATCGGAACAGATCCTTTTCTGATGATATCCGCCAAGAAGGGCGGCGTGGTTATTGAACAAGGCGGAGAGGAGAGGTCGCTCTCGGGTAAGCCAATCGAGGAATTAAAGGCGATCCTTCGCAGCTACCGAAGCCCAGAGCTTCCAGATATGCCGCCATTTACGGGCGGTGCCATCGGATTCTTCGGTTATGACCTGCTTCAGTACTACGAGAAGCTTCCTGCACACGCAGTGGATGATCTCCAGATGAAGGATATCCAGTTCATGTTCTGTGATCAAGTTATTGTATTTGACCATGTGAAGCAGCGTATCTTGCTTGTGGCGAATCTTCATGTGACTGACGGAGCAACGGATGCGGAGATTATAGAGGCTTATGAGGCTACGCTTACCAAGCTTGATAAGATGGCTGAGGTGCTTCAACAGGAGGGACCTGGCGAGAGCTTCAACCGGCGTCCTTTTCCGGAAGATGTAGAGCTTGGAGAAATTGCCTCGAACATGACGAAAGAGCAGTATATCAATAATGTCATACAAGCTCAGGAATATATCCGATCAGGCGATATTTTCCAAGTGGTGTTATCCCAAAGGTTCCATATTGAGACAGAAGTATCTCCTCTACATGTATACCGGGTGCTCCGGACCTTGAACCCATCCCCGTATATGTACTATCTCAAAATGGATGACGAAATTATCGTAGGTACTTCTCCAGAAGCCTTGGTCAAGGTGGAGAACGGACGCGTTGAGACCAGACCTATCGCCGGAACCAGACCCCGCGGAGCAAATGAGACGGAAGACCGGGAGCTTGCTGAAGAGCTTCTACAGGATGAGAAGGAGCGTGCGGAGCATCTAATGCTGGTCGATCTGGGACGCAATGATCTAGGGCGTGTATCCGAATACGGTACAGTCAAATGTGATTCGTTCATGGAGATCGAGAAATACTCCCATGTCATGCATATCGTCTCTAATGTATCGGGGGAGCTTCGCAAAGACAAGGATTTCTTTGATGCTTTCCTCTCCTGTCTGCCTGCAGGAACTGTCTCCGGGGCTCCAAAGCTGAGAGCGATGGAGATTATAGCGGAATTTGAGCGGGAAGCCCGCGGCACGTACGCCGGGGCAATTGGTTATCTGGGCTTCTCCGGGAATATGGACTCCTGCATTACTATAAGGACCATTGTCTTCAAGAAGGGTAAAGCCTATGTTCAAGCAGGGGCAGGAATTGTATGGGACTCGGTTCCTGAGAAGGAATATGAGGAGACAGTGAATAAAGCCAAGGCGCTTCTGAAGGCAATCCGGACGGCAGAGCAGATGTTCCCGGTATCGCCAGGCAGTGACGGAGTTATTAATCAAGATTATCTTTATGAATACACGCCTTAA
- the trpD gene encoding anthranilate phosphoribosyltransferase, protein MSGIETLQTGISRVISGQNLGREEARSIMEVIMAGSATPSQIGGLLTALRMKGETVEEITGFAEAMRGYGNRLHTESRQLLDTCGTGGSGIHKFNISTTSAIVAASVSVRVAKHGNRSASGRAGSADVLEALGVNIHLSADQAEKCLDDIGICFLFAQIYHPSMKHAAATRKELGIRTVFNMLGPLTNPASADRQVLGIYDGSKTEVIAEVLRELGSKRALVVTSHEGLDEISISAPTRVSELKNGVIHTYELHPNDLGLRVYPLGDVIGGDPQVNADIIRRVLQGEKGPYRDVVLANAGACIYVSGLAETIQDGVTMASEAIDSGKAQNKLEQLIQTTGEISYVS, encoded by the coding sequence ATGAGCGGAATCGAAACACTGCAGACGGGGATATCACGTGTAATATCAGGGCAGAACTTGGGCCGGGAAGAAGCCCGGAGTATAATGGAAGTGATCATGGCGGGCTCGGCTACACCTTCACAGATCGGCGGACTTCTGACAGCGCTTCGGATGAAAGGGGAGACTGTTGAAGAAATTACTGGCTTTGCGGAGGCTATGCGCGGTTACGGCAACCGGCTCCATACGGAATCCAGACAACTGCTGGATACTTGTGGAACAGGCGGCTCCGGAATCCACAAATTCAACATTTCCACTACTTCAGCTATTGTCGCAGCCTCGGTATCCGTGCGGGTTGCTAAGCACGGTAACCGCTCGGCATCAGGTCGTGCCGGAAGTGCAGATGTGCTCGAAGCTCTAGGTGTAAATATTCATCTATCGGCGGATCAGGCAGAGAAGTGCCTGGATGATATCGGTATTTGTTTTCTCTTCGCTCAGATCTACCATCCATCCATGAAGCATGCGGCCGCAACCCGCAAGGAACTGGGGATAAGAACGGTATTTAACATGCTGGGGCCGCTTACCAATCCGGCTTCGGCAGATCGTCAGGTGCTTGGCATCTATGATGGCAGCAAGACGGAGGTCATTGCTGAGGTTCTAAGAGAACTTGGATCCAAGCGCGCGCTTGTGGTTACAAGTCATGAAGGTCTGGATGAGATCAGTATTTCCGCACCAACCCGGGTATCTGAACTGAAGAATGGCGTGATTCACACTTACGAACTGCATCCGAATGATCTCGGGCTCAGGGTGTATCCGCTTGGCGATGTTATTGGCGGAGATCCTCAGGTTAATGCGGATATTATCCGCCGTGTGCTTCAAGGTGAGAAGGGTCCTTATCGGGACGTTGTTCTTGCTAATGCAGGTGCTTGTATTTATGTGTCCGGTCTTGCAGAGACCATTCAAGATGGGGTAACTATGGCATCGGAAGCCATTGACTCCGGGAAAGCTCAGAACAAACTTGAGCAGCTTATTCAAACGACGGGAGAAATTAGCTATGTATCTTGA
- the trpC gene encoding indole-3-glycerol phosphate synthase TrpC translates to MYLDRIVATKHKEVSELAEGFSLSAVERAIADMPPTLGFHHAVSDGRRRSMGLIAEVKKASPSKGLIRPDFNPVEIAKTYADAGADCISVLTDKEYFQGSGEYLRAIRQAVQVPLLRKDFIIDERQVYEARLLGADAVLLIAAILTDQQLKQYEAAAAALGLDALVEVHDREELERVLNLGTSKLIGINNRNLRTFEVSLRTTEELVDLVPAGITLISESGISKAEDIEYLSSCGAHGVLVGETFMRRPQVGEAVYELMGPLVHGNGAVHG, encoded by the coding sequence ATGTATCTTGATCGCATTGTCGCAACCAAACATAAAGAAGTATCCGAGCTGGCTGAGGGCTTCTCGCTTTCAGCAGTGGAGCGGGCTATTGCGGACATGCCGCCAACTCTGGGTTTCCACCACGCCGTGTCGGACGGCCGCAGACGTTCCATGGGACTTATCGCGGAAGTGAAAAAAGCTTCGCCTTCCAAAGGTCTAATCCGCCCGGACTTTAATCCTGTAGAGATCGCCAAGACCTATGCGGATGCAGGAGCAGATTGTATTTCGGTGCTTACAGATAAAGAGTATTTCCAAGGAAGTGGCGAGTACTTGAGAGCAATACGTCAAGCCGTGCAGGTTCCGCTGCTGCGTAAGGATTTCATCATTGATGAGCGTCAAGTCTACGAAGCCCGGCTTCTAGGCGCGGATGCAGTCCTGCTAATCGCCGCGATTCTAACGGATCAGCAATTGAAGCAGTACGAAGCAGCAGCGGCCGCATTAGGCCTTGATGCTCTTGTAGAGGTCCATGACAGAGAAGAACTGGAGCGTGTGCTGAACCTCGGAACTTCCAAGCTAATTGGGATTAACAACCGTAATCTAAGAACCTTCGAAGTGAGTCTGCGGACGACAGAAGAGCTGGTTGATCTGGTTCCGGCGGGAATTACTTTGATTAGCGAGAGTGGAATATCCAAGGCGGAAGATATTGAATATCTGTCTTCCTGCGGCGCTCACGGGGTTCTGGTAGGCGAGACGTTCATGCGCAGACCGCAGGTGGGAGAGGCAGTATACGAGTTAATGGGGCCTCTTGTCCATGGGAACGGGGCAGTTCATGGCTGA
- a CDS encoding phosphoribosylanthranilate isomerase, with protein sequence MAEPSVKICGLQDVEVLKSMINLPVDHIGFVFAKSRRQVTAEQVASLIPILKEWDSTATPESVGVFVNPTMEELADILQSASLDIVQLHGQESPEFCLEVKRRFGVKVYKVLSIKNNSDIEGSDLVDYKGALDGLLLDTYDPIYGGGSGHTFDWKQIEPYQTWTKQEGIPLIIAGGLHPDNVGDLLEHFQPDGVDVSSGVETNGIKDIAKIRAFVERVKR encoded by the coding sequence ATGGCTGAACCATCGGTAAAAATTTGTGGACTTCAGGACGTTGAAGTGCTAAAATCTATGATAAACTTGCCTGTTGATCACATTGGATTTGTATTCGCGAAGAGCAGACGACAGGTGACCGCTGAACAGGTGGCGTCGTTGATTCCTATCCTGAAGGAGTGGGACAGTACAGCGACGCCCGAAAGCGTCGGTGTATTTGTTAATCCCACAATGGAAGAGCTGGCTGATATTTTGCAGAGCGCGAGTCTGGATATCGTTCAGCTGCATGGACAGGAGTCGCCTGAATTTTGTCTTGAAGTGAAGAGACGTTTCGGCGTGAAGGTGTATAAGGTACTTTCTATTAAGAACAACAGTGATATTGAAGGTTCTGACCTGGTAGATTACAAGGGTGCTTTGGATGGTCTGCTGCTGGATACCTATGATCCGATTTATGGTGGAGGATCCGGCCATACTTTTGATTGGAAGCAGATCGAGCCCTATCAGACATGGACGAAGCAGGAGGGAATTCCTCTAATCATAGCAGGCGGGCTGCACCCGGATAATGTGGGTGACCTGCTTGAGCATTTTCAGCCCGATGGTGTAGATGTGTCCAGTGGAGTAGAGACCAATGGAATTAAGGATATTGCCAAAATACGAGCTTTTGTCGAGAGGGTGAAGCGCTAG
- the trpB gene encoding tryptophan synthase subunit beta, with protein sequence MTQVPDEKGRFGDFGGRYVPETLMNALIELEEAYRHYSQEPAFQDEIDYLLKQYSGRETPLFYAERLSTHLGGAKIYLKREDLNHTGAHKINNAIGQGILAKRMGKAKVIAETGAGQHGVATATVAALLGLECKVFMGEEDMKRQQLNVFRMKLLGAEVVPVISGTRTLKDACNEALRYWVSHVQDTFYILGSATGPHPYPMMVRNFQRIIGDETRRQILEFEGRLPDLIVAAVGGGSNAIGMFYPFVEDTSVKLLGVEAAGHGVDTEYHAATMTKGTKGVFQGSLSYLLQDAFGQVLPAHSISAGLDYPGIGPEHSYLKDIERAQYAPISDQEALDALQLLSRTEGIIPALESAHAVAQVIKEAPKLSSDQIIVICLSGRGDKDVESIMSYLGGDPS encoded by the coding sequence ATGACACAGGTACCAGATGAGAAAGGGCGATTTGGCGACTTCGGTGGCCGTTATGTTCCCGAGACGCTTATGAATGCCTTGATCGAACTTGAAGAGGCTTACCGCCATTATTCGCAGGAGCCTGCTTTTCAGGATGAAATTGACTATCTGTTGAAACAATATTCCGGGCGGGAGACACCTCTGTTCTATGCAGAACGTTTGTCTACGCATCTGGGTGGAGCCAAAATCTATCTAAAGCGGGAGGACCTGAACCACACAGGAGCCCATAAGATCAACAATGCGATTGGTCAAGGTATTCTAGCCAAACGGATGGGCAAAGCGAAGGTGATTGCCGAGACTGGGGCAGGGCAGCACGGGGTTGCCACGGCAACGGTTGCTGCACTGCTTGGCCTGGAATGTAAAGTGTTCATGGGAGAAGAGGACATGAAGCGTCAGCAGCTTAATGTATTCCGGATGAAGCTTCTTGGGGCGGAAGTCGTTCCGGTCATATCCGGTACCCGTACACTTAAGGATGCGTGTAACGAAGCGCTGCGATACTGGGTCAGCCATGTACAGGATACATTCTACATTCTGGGGTCCGCTACAGGCCCGCACCCGTATCCTATGATGGTGCGTAACTTCCAGCGGATTATTGGAGACGAGACACGGCGTCAGATTCTGGAATTTGAAGGAAGACTTCCGGATCTGATTGTCGCCGCGGTTGGCGGGGGAAGCAATGCAATTGGCATGTTCTATCCTTTCGTTGAAGATACATCCGTTAAGCTGCTTGGTGTTGAGGCAGCAGGCCACGGCGTAGATACAGAATATCATGCGGCGACAATGACAAAGGGAACCAAAGGGGTCTTCCAGGGTTCACTGAGTTATCTGCTTCAGGATGCCTTTGGTCAAGTGCTTCCCGCACACTCGATTTCGGCTGGACTGGATTACCCGGGAATTGGCCCCGAGCATTCCTATCTCAAAGATATCGAGCGCGCTCAATATGCTCCAATATCCGATCAGGAGGCTCTAGACGCCCTTCAGCTCCTCAGCCGTACCGAAGGGATAATCCCTGCATTGGAGTCGGCTCATGCTGTAGCTCAGGTGATCAAGGAAGCACCCAAACTATCTTCTGATCAGATTATCGTTATCTGTCTCTCGGGTAGGGGAGATAAGGATGTTGAATCCATTATGAGTTATCTGGGAGGTGATCCGTCATGA